One genomic segment of Deltaproteobacteria bacterium includes these proteins:
- the menA gene encoding 1,4-dihydroxy-2-naphthoate octaprenyltransferase yields the protein MSSPFRIWLTAVRPFAYSASVVPVVLGTVLAFQEGSFDWLLFVLALVSSVLLHTGTNLVNDSFDFLRGVDTPASYGSSKMITGGILTARQVHRAGILCFCMATAIGLYLVVEIGITILILGIIGILGGYFYTARPFQYKYHAMGDFFVFFLMGPLMVWGAYFVQTRLYRFYPLIFSLPVGFLVAAILVSNNIRDTRHDRGVGIQTLSTLLGFERAKWEYLVIGAFSVLPVLVFSGLGFPFLLAAFLALPTAHKALRRVLSVKEEKADELAAIDVVSAQLHLQVGGLMIAGLMVSSLL from the coding sequence ATGAGCTCCCCCTTCAGGATCTGGCTCACTGCAGTGCGCCCCTTTGCGTATTCCGCCTCAGTTGTCCCGGTGGTCCTGGGTACCGTGCTCGCCTTTCAGGAAGGCAGCTTCGACTGGCTCCTCTTTGTCCTGGCTCTGGTCTCATCGGTCCTGCTGCACACCGGAACCAACCTGGTCAACGATTCTTTCGACTTTCTCAGAGGCGTCGATACCCCGGCCTCATACGGCTCGAGCAAGATGATCACCGGAGGAATCCTGACTGCAAGGCAGGTCCATAGGGCAGGGATTCTCTGTTTCTGCATGGCCACGGCGATAGGCCTCTACCTCGTCGTCGAGATCGGGATCACCATACTGATCCTGGGAATTATTGGGATCTTAGGCGGTTATTTCTATACGGCTCGGCCCTTCCAGTACAAGTACCATGCCATGGGTGATTTCTTCGTCTTCTTTCTCATGGGACCTCTCATGGTTTGGGGGGCGTATTTCGTACAGACCCGACTATACCGTTTCTATCCCCTGATCTTCTCACTCCCCGTGGGATTTCTGGTTGCAGCCATCCTCGTATCCAACAACATACGGGACACCAGGCACGACAGGGGAGTCGGCATACAGACCCTGTCGACCCTGCTGGGTTTCGAGCGGGCAAAATGGGAGTATCTGGTTATAGGTGCCTTTTCCGTCCTCCCCGTCCTGGTCTTCTCGGGGCTCGGCTTTCCTTTTCTGCTTGCGGCTTTTCTCGCTTTGCCCACAGCCCATAAGGCCCTTCGCCGAGTCCTGAGCGTCAAGGAGGAGAAGGCCGATGAGTTGGCTGCCATCGACGTGGTGAGCGCTCAGCTCCACCTCCAGGTGGGAGGGCTCATGATTGCCGGGCTGATGGTTTCCTCGTTGCTATGA
- a CDS encoding crossover junction endodeoxyribonuclease RuvC, which translates to MADTRRAMGIDPGLAATGFAVVETLERGGHPCEWGGIRTDSRDSMPSRLCRLFDGVSEIMRRWAPDLVVLEDVFVVHRFPRTAIQLGAVRGVVSLAAWKQNIPIAEIKPTEIKKALTGNGRAPKDQIEKCLRRILGIEGRITPNHASDAMALALTGLTRSGWLRL; encoded by the coding sequence ATGGCTGATACGAGAAGGGCCATGGGTATCGATCCCGGCCTGGCAGCGACGGGGTTTGCCGTGGTCGAAACGCTCGAGAGGGGGGGGCACCCCTGTGAGTGGGGAGGAATCAGAACCGATTCTCGTGACTCCATGCCCTCTCGTCTTTGCAGGCTTTTCGACGGGGTGAGCGAGATCATGAGGAGGTGGGCCCCGGATCTGGTGGTTCTTGAGGATGTTTTTGTGGTACACCGATTTCCCCGGACCGCCATTCAGCTTGGCGCGGTGCGGGGAGTGGTCTCACTGGCTGCCTGGAAACAGAACATCCCCATAGCCGAGATCAAACCCACGGAGATCAAGAAGGCTCTGACCGGTAACGGCCGGGCCCCAAAAGACCAGATAGAGAAGTGTCTTAGACGAATCCTCGGAATCGAAGGCCGGATCACTCCCAACCATGCCTCCGATGCCATGGCTTTGGCGTTGACAGGCCTAACGAGAAGCGGCTGGCTCCGGTTGTAA
- a CDS encoding Ppx/GppA family phosphatase, translated as MDRTEAEQGTRIAAIDIGSNTILLLVADVGEDGRVHPVREVERTTRLGRGLAKTGHLHPEALKESLGVIDDYLAMSKVLGVDRILIVGTSALRQADNAGDLVDSVEHLYGLEIRIISGLEEARLSFLAVDKEMGRGAPILVIDIGGGSVEFVLGEGGRISHLESLHLGAVALTETFLLSNPVSQEEFRQMTDHIASNLRRLTFTPPEDVVCLGGTATTLAAVRVGARGFDPSLLHGSLLSYREVARQVSLYRMMTREGRLGIPGLPEERADIILAGAAILLEAMRFLGFASFKVSCHGLRYGLVYAILQGH; from the coding sequence TTGGACCGCACAGAAGCAGAACAGGGAACCCGTATTGCAGCCATCGACATCGGAAGCAACACCATTCTCCTCTTGGTAGCCGATGTGGGTGAGGATGGGAGAGTCCATCCTGTCAGGGAGGTGGAACGAACCACCCGGCTCGGCCGCGGGCTCGCCAAGACAGGACACCTCCATCCAGAGGCCCTGAAGGAAAGCCTCGGGGTGATCGATGATTATCTGGCAATGAGCAAGGTCCTGGGGGTGGACCGGATTCTCATTGTCGGTACCAGTGCTTTGCGCCAGGCCGACAATGCCGGCGATCTCGTCGATTCCGTGGAGCATCTCTACGGGCTTGAGATTCGGATCATCTCGGGTCTTGAGGAGGCAAGGCTCTCCTTTCTGGCGGTTGATAAGGAAATGGGCAGAGGCGCCCCTATCCTGGTTATCGATATCGGTGGCGGAAGCGTCGAATTCGTCCTGGGAGAAGGGGGAAGGATTTCCCACCTTGAGAGCCTCCACCTGGGAGCGGTGGCGTTGACCGAGACCTTCCTCCTTTCCAATCCGGTGAGTCAAGAGGAGTTCCGGCAGATGACGGACCATATCGCCTCGAACCTTCGTCGTCTCACCTTTACTCCCCCAGAAGACGTGGTCTGCCTCGGAGGAACGGCAACCACCCTTGCTGCCGTTCGAGTCGGAGCACGGGGATTCGATCCATCACTTCTTCACGGTTCCCTCCTGTCCTATAGGGAAGTGGCCCGCCAGGTCTCTCTCTACAGGATGATGACGCGGGAGGGAAGACTTGGGATCCCGGGTCTTCCCGAGGAGCGGGCCGATATAATCCTGGCAGGAGCGGCGATTCTTTTGGAGGCAATGCGTTTCCTGGGGTTTGCATCCTTCAAAGTGAGCTGCCACGGCCTGCGGTATGGCCTTGTATATGCGATTCTCCAGGGACACTGA
- the ruvB gene encoding Holliday junction branch migration DNA helicase RuvB, whose amino-acid sequence MSRNTPEEKTSGHGADEGAEEFQDLRPKRLSEYIGQARVLESLRIAIEAAKERDEPLDHVLLHSPPGLGKTTLAHIIAREMGVNIVSSSGPAIERGGDLISILTNLERGDVLFIDEIHRLPKVVEEFFYPAMEDFSIDFIFDKGAHARSHRYRLEPFTLVGATTRSGLLSAPLRERFGIFRTLEFYTPEELSRVVARSARILNVSIDDGGRDEIAKRSRGTPRIANRLLKRARDYAQVMGDGVIRREIAREAMALEGVDEIGLTDLDRRLIEAIIRFYDGGPVGIEAIAATLQEESDTLVDMVEPYLLKIGFVTRSPNGRKATEQAYRHLGLQNHLGHRRQLSFGKLKKMDR is encoded by the coding sequence ATGAGCCGGAACACCCCGGAGGAGAAGACGTCTGGCCATGGGGCTGACGAAGGGGCAGAGGAATTCCAGGACCTGCGGCCGAAACGTCTGTCCGAGTATATCGGCCAGGCCCGTGTTCTGGAATCTCTTCGGATCGCCATAGAAGCCGCCAAGGAGAGAGATGAACCTCTGGATCATGTGCTTCTGCATTCCCCTCCGGGGTTGGGCAAGACGACGCTTGCCCATATCATTGCAAGGGAGATGGGGGTAAACATCGTATCCTCGTCCGGACCGGCAATAGAGAGAGGGGGGGATCTCATCAGTATCCTCACCAACCTGGAGCGGGGCGATGTCCTGTTCATCGACGAGATCCACCGCCTGCCGAAAGTGGTCGAGGAGTTCTTCTATCCCGCCATGGAGGATTTCTCCATCGATTTCATCTTCGACAAGGGTGCCCACGCGCGCAGCCACCGTTACCGTCTGGAGCCGTTCACTCTTGTGGGGGCCACGACTCGATCAGGGCTCCTTTCCGCTCCACTCAGGGAGCGCTTTGGAATCTTCAGAACACTGGAGTTCTATACGCCGGAGGAGTTGAGCCGGGTGGTGGCCCGTTCGGCACGGATTCTCAATGTCTCCATCGATGACGGAGGCAGGGACGAGATCGCGAAACGGAGTCGTGGGACTCCCCGGATCGCCAACAGACTCTTGAAACGGGCCCGTGACTATGCTCAGGTCATGGGGGACGGGGTAATCCGCCGTGAGATCGCCCGAGAGGCCATGGCTCTGGAGGGGGTTGACGAAATCGGTCTGACCGATCTCGACCGCCGACTCATAGAAGCCATCATCCGGTTCTACGACGGAGGGCCCGTGGGTATAGAGGCGATTGCCGCCACCCTCCAGGAGGAATCAGACACCCTTGTCGACATGGTGGAGCCGTATCTGCTGAAAATCGGGTTTGTGACCCGAAGCCCGAACGGCAGAAAGGCAACCGAGCAGGCGTACCGACATCTCGGCTTGCAGAACCATCTGGGCCATAGGAGGCAACTCTCTTTCGGGAAGCTCAAGAAGATGGACCGCTAG
- a CDS encoding YebC/PmpR family DNA-binding transcriptional regulator: MSGHSKWSSIKHKKGAADAKRGKIFSKLIKEIMVAARLGGGDPAGNPRLRQAILAAKAENMPKENIERAIKKGTGELEGARYEEIAYEGYGPGGVAVLVETLTDNKNRTTADVRHIFSKHGGNLGESGCVSWLFDKKGLIVFDKEKVEEEALMNVVLDAGAEDIHETDREFEVITPPEAQEEVREAVEKANLPYNLAEITMYPQNTVKLEGRDAERMLKLMEALEDSEDVQKVYANFDIPDSVMEELEGS, translated from the coding sequence ATGTCGGGTCATTCCAAATGGAGTTCCATCAAACACAAGAAGGGCGCAGCCGATGCAAAAAGGGGAAAGATATTCTCCAAACTCATCAAGGAGATCATGGTTGCGGCCCGGTTGGGCGGGGGTGACCCGGCGGGCAACCCCAGGCTCAGGCAGGCGATCCTTGCGGCCAAGGCCGAGAATATGCCCAAAGAGAACATTGAACGAGCGATCAAGAAGGGCACGGGCGAACTCGAAGGAGCCCGGTATGAGGAGATTGCCTACGAGGGGTACGGCCCTGGGGGAGTGGCTGTCTTGGTGGAGACACTGACGGACAACAAGAACCGGACAACGGCCGATGTGCGACATATCTTCTCCAAACACGGCGGCAACCTGGGGGAGTCTGGTTGCGTCTCATGGCTGTTTGATAAGAAGGGGCTCATCGTTTTTGACAAAGAGAAGGTGGAGGAGGAGGCCCTCATGAACGTCGTTCTCGATGCAGGGGCCGAGGATATTCACGAGACAGACAGGGAGTTCGAGGTGATCACCCCCCCCGAAGCTCAGGAAGAAGTCAGAGAGGCCGTGGAGAAGGCCAACCTGCCGTACAATCTGGCCGAAATAACCATGTATCCCCAAAACACGGTGAAGCTCGAAGGCCGGGATGCGGAAAGGATGCTCAAATTGATGGAGGCCCTCGAAGATTCCGAGGATGTTCAGAAGGTCTATGCCAATTTTGACATCCCCGATTCCGTGATGGAGGAACTGGAAGGCTCCTGA
- a CDS encoding Holliday junction DNA helicase RuvA: MICYIEGKLLKKEDDRVVVLAHGVGYEILLPSIVRQSFNGTRAGEEGETVRLHISYQQSERQPRPLLIGFNTEPEKEFFEKLITVGDIGPTTAVKALTVNISYIAAAIENRDAGTIQRLKGIGPRTAEKIIAALHGRVGKFALMREERGRPVVETEDLSSQVEKVLVRDLGHRVTEARRMVEEALRRNPSITTPEELFEEVYRGEKRPGESS, from the coding sequence TTGATTTGTTACATAGAGGGGAAACTCCTAAAAAAGGAAGATGACCGGGTCGTCGTGCTCGCCCATGGGGTGGGCTACGAGATACTTCTCCCCTCCATCGTTCGGCAGAGCTTCAACGGGACCAGAGCAGGCGAGGAAGGAGAGACGGTCCGGCTCCACATCTCCTACCAGCAGAGCGAGCGCCAACCAAGACCCCTGTTGATCGGTTTCAATACCGAACCCGAGAAGGAGTTCTTCGAGAAGCTCATTACCGTGGGCGACATAGGCCCCACCACTGCCGTGAAGGCCCTGACGGTGAACATATCCTACATCGCGGCAGCCATCGAGAACCGTGACGCAGGCACGATTCAACGGCTCAAGGGCATAGGTCCCAGGACTGCGGAAAAGATTATCGCCGCCCTCCACGGCAGGGTGGGGAAATTCGCCCTCATGCGGGAGGAGAGGGGGCGCCCGGTGGTGGAGACCGAGGACCTGAGCAGTCAGGTAGAGAAGGTTCTGGTGAGGGATCTGGGGCACAGAGTGACCGAGGCCCGCCGGATGGTGGAGGAGGCCCTCAGGCGAAATCCTTCGATCACGACCCCTGAAGAACTCTTCGAGGAGGTCTACAGGGGAGAGAAACGACCAGGAGAATCTTCATGA
- a CDS encoding D-sedoheptulose 7-phosphate isomerase yields MNGVEEQILNFFRESGEIKERFVRESLVPLTAVIRAIAQALEAGNKILLFGNGGSAADAQHIAAEFVNRISMERPPLPAVSLVTDASVLTSISNDYSFAEVFAKQIKALGRSGDIAMGISTSGNSLNVVRAFEAAREIGLVTVALTGNNGGAIAEMVDYALIVPSDKTPRIQEAHITVGHVICEMVEHLLFRLPT; encoded by the coding sequence ATGAACGGCGTGGAAGAGCAAATCCTCAACTTCTTTAGGGAAAGCGGTGAGATAAAGGAGCGGTTCGTGAGGGAGAGTCTCGTCCCTCTGACAGCGGTTATCCGTGCAATAGCCCAGGCTCTTGAGGCGGGAAACAAGATTCTCCTCTTCGGCAACGGGGGGAGCGCTGCGGACGCCCAGCACATAGCAGCAGAGTTTGTCAACCGTATCTCCATGGAGCGACCTCCGCTGCCCGCAGTCTCCTTGGTGACGGATGCGTCGGTCCTTACCAGCATCTCCAATGATTACAGCTTCGCCGAGGTCTTTGCAAAACAGATAAAGGCCCTGGGCAGGAGTGGAGACATCGCCATGGGCATCAGTACAAGCGGAAACTCCCTCAACGTGGTCCGTGCCTTTGAGGCCGCGCGGGAAATCGGACTCGTCACCGTCGCTCTTACAGGGAACAACGGAGGGGCCATCGCCGAAATGGTCGATTATGCCCTGATCGTGCCCTCTGATAAGACTCCTAGAATCCAGGAAGCCCACATCACCGTCGGTCATGTGATCTGCGAGATGGTGGAGCATCTCCTTTTCAGGCTCCCAACATAG